Sequence from the Haloarcula sp. CBA1127 genome:
ACCCACTAATCCCAATGGCAGATTCACTCACAGCACTCGACGAGGTACGGTACGAACCGAGCGAGACGTTCGTGACCGAGAGCAACGTCTACGCGTTCATGCAAAAGCACGGCATCGAGGACTTCGAGGAACTCCACAGGCGGACGGTCACCGATATCGACGGTGAACCGGCATCCGGACTGGACTGGTTCTGGGATGAGATAGTCGATTATCTCGACCTGGAGTTTTACGAGGAGTACGAGCAGGTCCGCGATGACACAGACGGCCCGCAGTTCACGGACTGGTACGTCGGCGGGGAACTCAACATCGCCCACAACGTCGTCGACCGTCATGCAGCCCCCGACGCTGCGAACCGAAATACAGTCGCGACAATCTGGGAGGGTGAGGACGGGACAGTTCGTGAGATCACGTATCACGAGCTCCACCAACAGGCCAATCGCGTCGCCAATGCACTGGAAGAGCGCGGTATCGGAACCGGTGACACCGTCGGACTGTATATGCCGATGGTACCGGAAATCGTTCCATTGCTGTATGGCTGTTTCAAAGTCGGTGCGATTGCCGTCCCCATCTTCTCCGGCTTTGGGGTCGACGCGACAGCAACCCGCATCGAAGACGCCGAGTGTTCAGTCCTGTTCACCGGTGATGGCTTCTACCGCCGGGGCAGCGAGATCGACCTAAAGTCGGCCGCGGACGAGGCTATCGAAGCGGCCGGCCACGTCGAACACACCATTGTCTATAATCGGCTTGGTTCTACGGAGTCTGGCCGCTCGTGGGACTCAGACCGTGACGAATGGTGGGCAGACGCAGTCGGGTCCCAATCTGACGAGTACAAGACCCAGTCGCTCCCCGCCGACCACGAGTCGATGCTGCTGTACTCATCCGGGACAACAGGCAAACCGAAGGGCATCGTCCACACACACGCTGGCGGGCTCGTCCAACCGGCGAAAGAAATCTTCTTTTCGTTCGACCACAAGCCCGCAGACCGGTTTTTCTGGGTCTCCGATATCGGCTGGATGATGGGGCCGTGGACGCTGATCGGCAATCACGCCCACGGTGGCACCGTCTTCATCTATGAAGGGGCACCAGACTATCCTGACCCGGGCCGGTTCTGGGAAATGATCGACACCCACAATCTGTCGGTGTTCGGGATTTCGCCGACAGCGATCCGTGCGCTACAGAAGCACGGCGACGAGTGGCTGGAGGGCCACGACCTCTCGACGCTGCGCCTGCTGGGTTCGACCGGCGAGCCGTGGGACCCGGACTCCTGGGAGTGGTTTCTGGAGAACGTCGGCGGCGGTACGACACCGATTATGAACATCTCTGGTGGGACGGAGATATTCGGCTGTTTCCTCCAGCCGACGCCGCTCCATTCGCTGAAGCCAGGGACGCTCGGTGGCCCGGCGCTCGGCATGGACATCGACGTTGTCGATGCACAGGGGGAATCCGTTGCCGAAGCCAACGAGAAGGGGTACCTGGTCTGTCAATCATCAGCGCCGTCGATGACAAAGTCGCTGTGGAGTGGTGACGAACGGTACCTCGAGGAGTACTGGTCGCGGTTCGGGGATATGTGGGACCACGGCGACTGGGCGCAGAAAGACGAGGACGGTTTCTGGTTCTTACACGGTCGGTCGGACGATGTCCTCAACGTCGCCGGCCGGAAGGTCGGCCCGGCCGAAGTCGAGAGCGCACTTATCGAACACGATGCGGTCAACGCCGCTGTTGCGATCGGAGCGGACGACGAAACGAAGGGGACCGCGGTCGTCACGTACGTCATCCTCAACGAAGGGTACGAGGAGTCAGAGGACCTTCGCGAGACATTGCGCGCGCAGGTCGGGACAGCGCTTGGCAAGCCGTTCCGTCCGCGTGAAGTCCGCTTCGTCGATGAATTTCCGGAGACCCAGTCCGGGAAAATTGTGCGGCGCATCATTCAGAATGTCTACGAGGGCGCAGAACTGGGGGATCTTTCGAGTATCGAGAACCCCGATGCGATCGACGAAATCGACAACGCGCGATGAGATGAGTCCTGATCTGGTTGCGGCTGTCTGCAGATACAGGCAATGACGAGCACACAATCAGCCTCACGACGACACTACGTGAATCGCGGTGGAGAGCAGAAGCGCAACCCAGTCTAACTGAAGCTCACACCGACATCGTGCATATCCTCGTTGTATCGAGCGATGTTGATAAGCAGTGGCGTCAGACTCTCGACTTCCGCGGCGTTCGAAAGCGGCCCAGCAGGGATCGGTCGGACGCCGGTGAGGGCAGCAGTTAACGTCACAACTCGTTCACTGACCGCCGGGTCGTCCGCGACCACCAGCGTATCTACATCGAGCGTGGCCTCTAGATCCGCCAGCCGGTCCGCTGCAAGGTTGTGGAACGCCCCAGCCACTGGAACAGACTCGGGGGCTCGCTCCGCGACAAACTCGGTAACGCTCCCCGTCGACGGTGGCCGGTAGTGAAGTCCATCCCCATCGCCGCTCATTCCGACGGCGGGGCTAATGAGCAGTTGGTCCGAGAGCACGTCATCTTCTGCGAGTGCTTCAATTGTATCGCCGACGTGATGTGGTGGAATGGCCAGAATAACCACGTCCGCACTGGCCGTGGCGCTACTATTATCCGTGCCGTCGATTTCAGTCTCGACACCGTGCTCGGACAATCGTTCTTCGTACGCTCTGGCTCGCTCGCCGGCTTTTGCAGCGTCCCGCGAGCCGATCGTAATCGCATGGTCCGTATCGGCGGCAAACCGCATCGCGAGTCCCTCACCGATGTCACCAGTACCGCCTAGGATAGCTAACTCCATGCACCTTCATAACGCCCCTTGAAACAAGAAGCTTTGTCTTGCCACACGGATCGCTACCGACCGTACGCTGCTGCCAGCACGTGAAAACCGGGCACGCCAGCAATAGAGGTACCGCCAGTATCAACCGCGGCGATTATTCGACCCAGACCGTCTTTTTGTTGACAAACTCTTTGATTCCCATCTCCGAGAGTTCACGACCGTAGCCGGCGTCCTTGATGCCGCCGAACGGGACTCGCGGGTCGGATTTGGTCATTTCGTTGATGTAGACACAGCCCGCGGAAATATCTCGTGCCAGCCGCTGGCCGCGGTCTCGGTCCGCTGTCCAGAGGCTTGCACCAAGGCCAAACCGGGTGTCGTTTGCGACTGCGATCGCTTCCTCCGAATCAGCGACCTCGTAGACGGTCGCCACTGGTCCGAACGTCTCCTCTGTGTCAGCAGGGCATCCTGAAGGGACATCAGTCAGTACTGTCGGTGGGTAGAACGCGCCGGTCCGGTCAAGCGGCTCGCCCCCGGTCAACAGCGTTGCACCGGCGTCGACGCTGGCCTGTACTTGCTCGTGGAGTTCGGCCATGAGGTCAGGGTCGGCCTGTGGACCGACATCAGTTTCGTCGGACATCGGGTCGCCGACAGTGAGGTCTTCGAAGGCAGCGACGAGTCGATCAACGTACTCATCGTAGACGTCTGTGTGAACAATAAAGCGCTTGGCGGCGATACACGACTGGCCGCCGTTCAGTGTCCGTGCTTGCACCCCAGTTTCGAGGGCCGCATCGAGGTCTGCGTCGTCGAGGACAATGAACGGGTCAGACCCACCGAGTTCCAACACAGTCTTTTTGAGATGTTTGCCGGCAGTTTCGGCGACAGCACGGCCGGCGGGACCACTTCCGGTCAGCGTTGCCGCACGGACACGGTCGTCTGCAAGAATGCCGTCAACGTTGCTGGAGCCAACCATCAACGTCTGGAACGCGCCGTCAGGATAGCCGGCTTCAGCAAACACTTCTTCCAGTGCGAGCGCACACCCGGGAACGTTCGAGGCGTGTTTGAGGAGGCCAACGTTGCCGGCAGTGAGATAGGGCGCAGCAAAGCGAATGACCTGCCAGAAGGGATAGTTCCAGGGCATCACTGCAAGCACCGGTCCGAGCGGGTCATGGACTGTCTTTACTTCTGTCCCCGGTGGACTGGGGTGGTGTTCCTCGGAGAGATACTTGTGTGCGTATTCAGCGTAGTGGTCACACGCCCAGGCACACTTTTCGACTTCAGCGACGGCTTGTGTGACTGGTTTGCCCATTTCCCGGGTCATCAGCTCAGCGTACCGCTGTTTGTTCTCCCGGAGGACCTCACCGGCGTTTACAAGCAATTGCTCGCGCTCGCGCAACGGGACATCGCGCCAGTCCTCGAACGTCGACGTGGCACGGTCCAGTTTCCGTTCGACTGCCTCGTCATCGTCAGGGTCGTACACGTCCAGCCGCTCGCCCGTAGCCGGGTTGACTGCCTCCATATCGGTTCAATCTTCGGCGTCATGCATACATTAATCTTTACTGGCCTAAAAACTCTGACAGGAAACAACGTTAGCTTTTATACTCATAGGTCAGAAATGTGCTGATGATGTACAAGCACGTAGCCCTGTTAGTCAGACAGGACGATATGTCTCACGAGGAGTTCGTTGACTACTGGCAGACCAATCACACGCCGATTGCAAAGGACATCGAGGGCGTGGTTCGCTACCAGCAAGTCCTGCCAACAGAACCAGCACACGCCGAATTTGACGGGCTGGCGGAGCTGTACTTCGAGACGCTTGACGACCTGCACGAGGCGCTGGGCAGTCCCGGCTCCCGGGACTATGACCCTACCAAGGAGATCGCCGCAAAGGCCCGCGAAGACGTGAATAATTTCCTTGCTGTCGAGGAGCGGCCGCGTATTATCGGCGAAGAGATCGTGCAGAAAGACGAGGTCGATGGCGACACTGACGGCCTCTACAAGCACTCGGCATTTCTCGTCCGACAGGACGACATGACCCACGAGGAGTTCATCGACTACTGGCAGACCAACCACACACCGATTGCCCGCGAAATCGAGGGCGTCGTCAAGTACAACACGGTCATCCCAACAGACCCCGAAAACGCCGAGTTCGACGGTGTCGCCGAACTCTACTTCGACGACATTGAGAAGCTATACGACGCGCTCGGCAGTGAAGGCTCACGGGACTACGCACCGGACAGAGGCAAGGCGAAAGCGGCCCGCGAAGACGTGAATAACTTCCTGGCTATCGACGAGCGGCCCCGGTTTATCGGACAGGAACAGCTCGTCAAGGACGAGGGGTAGTATGCCCGATTACGAGGAGCAGGTCACGCAGGCGTTCCCGGAACTCGATTACATCTCATCGGACGACCTTCGTAGCAAAGTCATCGAAGCGTGGACACTCGCGCTCGACCGAGGCGGCTGGCGCGACATTATGGACATTCCCTATGCGTGGAATATCCACGAGGTAACCAACGTCAGGCACGTCCGCGGTGTCACCAAAATTGCGCGGGAATCCGCTATCGAACAGCAGGAGTTCCACGGGGCCGACCCCGATATCGACGTCATCGTCGCGGCGACATTACTCCACGATGTCGGAAAGTGTTATGAGTACGTTGACTTTGTCGAGGACGAGAAGCTGCTCGACCCGGACCCCAGATACGCAACCGAAGAGATCCCACACTCTCTGTCGGGCTATGCGCTTGCTCACGAGGTGGGCTGTCCGCTGGCGGTCCAGCGAGCGATTCCGCACTTTATCGGCGAGATTCCAACGCGAACACTGGAAGCCGAGCTCGTCAAGAGCGCAAACTCCGCGTCCTCGAACGCGATTACGCAGTCAACGATGGGTATCACGTTGCAGGAATGGGTTGATGAGTACTCCCAGACGTAGTCACTGGCGCGAGCGATAGCAGTCCCTGCCAAGGTGTCGACAGGCGGAATAGTCCCTCGCAGGTCACCGGTCGTGGCTACGTGGTCCAGAACCCCTCGGTGATGGCTGATAGCTTGGAGTTCGGCGTTGGGCGGAGATCTTAAGCACTGGTTTCCCTCGCTCACATTTTGAGATGACAGAGCAGCACAGCGCGGCGTATCCACTATCCGTGCGGCAACGAGGTGAAACAACATTGTCAGTCCTCGAAAGAACTCTCGGAGACGGACGAGGGTATAGCCGTGCCTTCAGTAACGAGATTTCGACTGTTTCGAGCGTGCTCTGAGGGGGAGCAGCATCCAGATACCGTGTATGGAAACCGTTTTGATTTTGTCCGTTTATTTCAACTTGCTTAGCGGAGATTTGCATCTAAAAGCGCGGAAAGTATCCTCATATGACAATCCTTGTTGGTGCAAATATCCTCAAAACACCACGGATAGGCCATACCTATCTAAAAGACAATTAAAATTATTATTAATACTCATATACCGGGGAAATGAAACTCTCTGGGACAGATATGCACATATAATCGGCATACCACTATCTAGGCGCTAAACTCAATGTACGATTTGATAGTATCCGGCGACTCCTCGAATGCATCCGCAAACTCCGACACAGAGCACTGGGTCGTCATGATAGACGCAAGGAACCAGTCCGGATATTCTGCAAGTGTGTCACGAGCGCGTTTGTAATGCCGGACATTCGAATTCACGCTCCCGAGCAGCGCTTTGTTCTGAAGTACCAACTGCCTGTGGAGAGACCCGCCATTGACAGTGAATTCCCAGTCCTCCGGGATGCCGAGGAGGACTCCGACTCCGTTCGCACCGAGTGCCTCGACCGTCGAAAACGCGTGTTTTGCGTGCCCCGTCGCCTCGAACACTAGATCCATCGGCTCGTGGACTGCGGGGATTTCATCCACAGCTGTCTGTTGAGAGTTGATGTACGTAGCTCCCAGTTCCTCGATAATGTCGATGGTCGGGTCCGGCCGTTCACGACGGCCGAGACAGTACGTTCGGTCACACCGGTCCGCAAGCATCGCCAATGTGAGCAGTCCTAGCGGTCCGTTTCCGAGGACGAGTCCGGCAGAATTCTGCCACTCGAAGGTCGACCTGGAACGCTGTGCCAGCTCGAGTGCCTTTTCGGCATTGCTGATCGGTTCGACCAGAAAGCCGACGTCCGCCAGCGATTCCGGGATCGGAACGAGAAACGATGCGGGTGTAGTGAAGTACTCGGCCATGTAGCCGTGCGCCCCCGCAATCCCCCGTTCGACATACTCACCTGGTGGAGCCATATCGGGCTCGTTGTTCTCAAAGAATCGACTCGACGTGTTTGCGGGCCGTCGGACTGTCGGGACGACAATCTCTCCTTCGTTCAGCGCGGTCCCGTTCGATGACTCGACGACGCCGACGGCCTCGTGCCCCAGTATCTGGTAGTCGCTGCCCTCAGGAAACTCGCCGTGTGAACCCGATAGCACCTCAAAGTCCGTTCCGTCGATGCCAACACGGAGAGTCCGCACGAGCACCTCTCCCTCGTCCGGTTCCGGGCGCTCGATGTCGATGCGTTCTGGCCGAGTCTTCCCCCGCTTGACAGCGATTGCATCCATTGTTGTAGGTATCCCCGTGAGTGAAACGCACCATCCATCAACAGTTGAATGTTTCGACCAATAGACAGAGGGACCTCAGCGAAATTGTTTCTCATTATGAAAAGCTGTGGGGATCTCGGGGACATACTGAACGACAGCGGTGAAAATGGCTAGCGGATAAAAGAGGGGCCCGGAAAGCACCGCTACAGTACGATATGTGCATATTTGGGAGAGGCTGGGTCCAGGTGGTTGAATCTGGATAATAAGTGTACGGCTGTTATGCGATTCGCGGTCCGCTTTCAAATAGTTTCGCTAAAAGAAATACTCTATCTCGGATGAAAGTTTTTGTTGAGATGTGTATGGCATTGCTGAAACTGCAGTCAGTCAGATAGGACTGGCGTTGCTGGGGCTGTACTGAGCGTTGCTGATTTCAGACTGTACCGAGTATTGCCGATTCCAGGCTATCTTGAGAGTGCCTCCGTGAACAGAAGTGACTAACTATCAGCTCAGATCTGCTCCGCATTGAGTTGCCTGACGGCGCTCAGGATCATCCCGGGGACATCCTCCTGTAACCGCTTCCCGCTCAGCCGTTCAGCGTGTCCCGCCACGTACACGGCTGCGGTTGTGGACTGGTCCTGAATCGGAACCGCGACGCAGTTTACGTCCGGATACTGCTCGCGACGCTCGAACGCGATACCCCGGTCCCGGATATTGTCGAGTTCGGCAGTGAGCGTCTGGCGATCCGTAATCGTATTTTCGGTCATTGCAGGCAGACCGGCGTGGTCTAAAATAGCATCGACCTCTTCTGGGTCGGTCGCTGCGAGGATTGCCTTTCCCGGAGCGCTGCAGTGAAAACACGGGGAGTTTACGTGTCTCGGAGAGTCGTCAGCGCCGGTATGATAGACGTCGGCAATCTGCTTTTCGCACTTGATAACTAGTCCGGCAGACTCGCCGGTCGTCGCTGATATCTGGTCTATCTGGGGCTTCGTGTCGTGGTAGATGGGTGCCTGAGATTTAACGTGTTCGCCGATATCGGCAAACTGTAACGTCAGCTGATAGTCCCCTGTACTCTTTGTAACGTAGCCTGACTGCAACAGCGTATTCAGGTGTTTGTATGTCGTACTCCGAGTGTACCCGAGTTGCTCGGCCACCTCTGAGACGCCAAGCGGCCCGTCGGCGTCTCTGAGCACGTCGACGATTGCGAACGTCTTCATCGGTGCCGAAAGTGTTGCTGTCTCAGTTTTATCGGGCATAAGATTACTACTCCCGTCTATAGCTTAAGTTTTTATTATTATGAAACGATCGTTACCAGTCGGCGACGCTGCCGTCCTCGTGCCGCCATATCGGGTTGTGCCAGTCAAGATCGGCTTCTGCCTTCTCCCGAACCACGTCTAGCGCGACGTCGATGCCCAGTCCCGGGCCGTCCAGCGTCTTCAGGTAGCCGTCGTCGAACGCAAACGGGTTCGAATTGAGCAGATCGTGTGCGGGACTGGTCGTCTCAGAGTGGACGTCGAACCCCTGGTCTTGGACTAACAGGTTCGGAACGACCGTATCGACCTGGATCGACGCAGCCAGCGCAATTGGGCCCAGTGGGCAGTTCGGTGCAATGGCGACGTCGTGTGACTCCGCCATGTTAGCCAGTTTGACCATCTCTGAAATACCGCCGGCGTGAGAGACATCGGGCTGAATCACGTCAATCGCCCCTGTTTTGAGGAGATCCTTGTAATCCCATCTCGAGTACAGTCGCTCACCTGCTGCGATAGGTGCGTGGGTCTGGGCTGCGATGTTCGGAAGGTGTTCGATGTTTTCGGGAAGCACTGGCTCTTCAATGAACATCGGCTCGACGGATTCGAGGCGGTTAGCAAGGGTCTTGGCCATCGATTTTGATACTCGGCCTCTGAAATCGATCCCGATATCCACTCGGTCGTCGACCGCTGCTCGAACGTGCTGAATTCGTTCTGTGATCTCGTCGAGCGACGCTCTTGTCTCGATGAACCGGGTCTGATTCGTCGCATCCATTTTGAGTGCGGTGTAGCCAGCCTCGGCCAACCGCGTCGCTTCTGCAGCGACATCCTCCGGCCGGTCACCGCCGATCCACTTATACACTCTAACCTTATCGCGGCTTTTCCCACCCAGCAGTTCGTACACAGGTGCGCCGAAGTGTTTCCCCTTGATATCCCAGAGTGCCTGATTGATGCCA
This genomic interval carries:
- the dgoD gene encoding galactonate dehydratase, giving the protein MQITGYELFEIPPRWVFLKLETSTGLLGWGEPVIEGRAKTVRAAVEEMLDQYLIGKDPFRIEDHWQALYRGGFYRGGPILMSAIAGINQALWDIKGKHFGAPVYELLGGKSRDKVRVYKWIGGDRPEDVAAEATRLAEAGYTALKMDATNQTRFIETRASLDEITERIQHVRAAVDDRVDIGIDFRGRVSKSMAKTLANRLESVEPMFIEEPVLPENIEHLPNIAAQTHAPIAAGERLYSRWDYKDLLKTGAIDVIQPDVSHAGGISEMVKLANMAESHDVAIAPNCPLGPIALAASIQVDTVVPNLLVQDQGFDVHSETTSPAHDLLNSNPFAFDDGYLKTLDGPGLGIDVALDVVREKAEADLDWHNPIWRHEDGSVADW
- a CDS encoding IclR family transcriptional regulator, which gives rise to MPDKTETATLSAPMKTFAIVDVLRDADGPLGVSEVAEQLGYTRSTTYKHLNTLLQSGYVTKSTGDYQLTLQFADIGEHVKSQAPIYHDTKPQIDQISATTGESAGLVIKCEKQIADVYHTGADDSPRHVNSPCFHCSAPGKAILAATDPEEVDAILDHAGLPAMTENTITDRQTLTAELDNIRDRGIAFERREQYPDVNCVAVPIQDQSTTAAVYVAGHAERLSGKRLQEDVPGMILSAVRQLNAEQI
- a CDS encoding AMP-binding protein; amino-acid sequence: MADSLTALDEVRYEPSETFVTESNVYAFMQKHGIEDFEELHRRTVTDIDGEPASGLDWFWDEIVDYLDLEFYEEYEQVRDDTDGPQFTDWYVGGELNIAHNVVDRHAAPDAANRNTVATIWEGEDGTVREITYHELHQQANRVANALEERGIGTGDTVGLYMPMVPEIVPLLYGCFKVGAIAVPIFSGFGVDATATRIEDAECSVLFTGDGFYRRGSEIDLKSAADEAIEAAGHVEHTIVYNRLGSTESGRSWDSDRDEWWADAVGSQSDEYKTQSLPADHESMLLYSSGTTGKPKGIVHTHAGGLVQPAKEIFFSFDHKPADRFFWVSDIGWMMGPWTLIGNHAHGGTVFIYEGAPDYPDPGRFWEMIDTHNLSVFGISPTAIRALQKHGDEWLEGHDLSTLRLLGSTGEPWDPDSWEWFLENVGGGTTPIMNISGGTEIFGCFLQPTPLHSLKPGTLGGPALGMDIDVVDAQGESVAEANEKGYLVCQSSAPSMTKSLWSGDERYLEEYWSRFGDMWDHGDWAQKDEDGFWFLHGRSDDVLNVAGRKVGPAEVESALIEHDAVNAAVAIGADDETKGTAVVTYVILNEGYEESEDLRETLRAQVGTALGKPFRPREVRFVDEFPETQSGKIVRRIIQNVYEGAELGDLSSIENPDAIDEIDNAR
- a CDS encoding glucose 1-dehydrogenase; the protein is MDAIAVKRGKTRPERIDIERPEPDEGEVLVRTLRVGIDGTDFEVLSGSHGEFPEGSDYQILGHEAVGVVESSNGTALNEGEIVVPTVRRPANTSSRFFENNEPDMAPPGEYVERGIAGAHGYMAEYFTTPASFLVPIPESLADVGFLVEPISNAEKALELAQRSRSTFEWQNSAGLVLGNGPLGLLTLAMLADRCDRTYCLGRRERPDPTIDIIEELGATYINSQQTAVDEIPAVHEPMDLVFEATGHAKHAFSTVEALGANGVGVLLGIPEDWEFTVNGGSLHRQLVLQNKALLGSVNSNVRHYKRARDTLAEYPDWFLASIMTTQCSVSEFADAFEESPDTIKSYIEFSA
- a CDS encoding EthD family reductase translates to MMYKHVALLVRQDDMSHEEFVDYWQTNHTPIAKDIEGVVRYQQVLPTEPAHAEFDGLAELYFETLDDLHEALGSPGSRDYDPTKEIAAKAREDVNNFLAVEERPRIIGEEIVQKDEVDGDTDGLYKHSAFLVRQDDMTHEEFIDYWQTNHTPIAREIEGVVKYNTVIPTDPENAEFDGVAELYFDDIEKLYDALGSEGSRDYAPDRGKAKAAREDVNNFLAIDERPRFIGQEQLVKDEG
- a CDS encoding NAD-dependent succinate-semialdehyde dehydrogenase, which translates into the protein MEAVNPATGERLDVYDPDDDEAVERKLDRATSTFEDWRDVPLREREQLLVNAGEVLRENKQRYAELMTREMGKPVTQAVAEVEKCAWACDHYAEYAHKYLSEEHHPSPPGTEVKTVHDPLGPVLAVMPWNYPFWQVIRFAAPYLTAGNVGLLKHASNVPGCALALEEVFAEAGYPDGAFQTLMVGSSNVDGILADDRVRAATLTGSGPAGRAVAETAGKHLKKTVLELGGSDPFIVLDDADLDAALETGVQARTLNGGQSCIAAKRFIVHTDVYDEYVDRLVAAFEDLTVGDPMSDETDVGPQADPDLMAELHEQVQASVDAGATLLTGGEPLDRTGAFYPPTVLTDVPSGCPADTEETFGPVATVYEVADSEEAIAVANDTRFGLGASLWTADRDRGQRLARDISAGCVYINEMTKSDPRVPFGGIKDAGYGRELSEMGIKEFVNKKTVWVE
- the npdG gene encoding NADPH-dependent F420 reductase encodes the protein MELAILGGTGDIGEGLAMRFAADTDHAITIGSRDAAKAGERARAYEERLSEHGVETEIDGTDNSSATASADVVILAIPPHHVGDTIEALAEDDVLSDQLLISPAVGMSGDGDGLHYRPPSTGSVTEFVAERAPESVPVAGAFHNLAADRLADLEATLDVDTLVVADDPAVSERVVTLTAALTGVRPIPAGPLSNAAEVESLTPLLINIARYNEDMHDVGVSFS
- a CDS encoding HD domain-containing protein gives rise to the protein MPDYEEQVTQAFPELDYISSDDLRSKVIEAWTLALDRGGWRDIMDIPYAWNIHEVTNVRHVRGVTKIARESAIEQQEFHGADPDIDVIVAATLLHDVGKCYEYVDFVEDEKLLDPDPRYATEEIPHSLSGYALAHEVGCPLAVQRAIPHFIGEIPTRTLEAELVKSANSASSNAITQSTMGITLQEWVDEYSQT